The following DNA comes from Triticum aestivum cultivar Chinese Spring chromosome 3D, IWGSC CS RefSeq v2.1, whole genome shotgun sequence.
TCACCTCCTACCCCGTAGTTCCTGCGCCGTCCTCCTCCCCGTCGCTGTCTCGAGGCGTCCGTCGTCCGCCGACCACGACAACGGTGGAGGTGCGCCACCGACGCGGCGACTCCAACCAGTGAACCCGAGCACGCACCTCACACTATTCTCCCCCCGTTCTTGACCCCTTCCTTGCCATAAGCAAAACccacctccccctcctcgccgGTATGGCCTGCTCCCACCTCGCCGTGGCCTCTGCACCGGCGGCCACCGGCACTGCGTTGCGTTCTGTGGCGACGTCCCCCACCGCCGGTTTCGCGCGCCTTCCCGCGACTCGCCGTACGAAGCGCTCCATGTTTTATGCCTCCATTTCGACGCGGGTCTACCGTATCTTGCATTGATTGGATCCCCTCCCTCAACCCCCGCAGGTCCTGAGAAAGGCTTGTTGGCCCTCAGGGGTAGGAGGGCCGTGAAGCCGGTGGTCGCTGCCGCCGGGTCGACCGCACCGGCACCAGCGTCCGTCCCGTCAACGGTGAAGAAGCCCATCATCGTTATCGACAACTACGATAGCTTTACCTACAACCTGTGCCAGGTATATGGTTTCACAGGTAGTGGTTAAAGTCATGAATTCTGTTATAATTTAACTTTGTTTCGCCTGTGTTGGTTGCACTAAGATCAAATAATTTTATAGGTGATTGTTTGGAGATCTTACATGAATGTGTTTCTACATTtgacaaagtaacatatatctgcTAAATATTTTGTACATTTGAGAAGTAACAAGAATCTGCCacagatgatgttaatatctagtAGTTTGTCCCAAACAATGTTGACAGTCGATGATAACTGATTGGCAACCAAAGTCGCAAGAGAAATTTTATTAAAAGTACAAAGTTGGATCCTCGGAACTATTAAACGATTTTCCATTTCAAAGTATGCCCTTTCTGTGTAGCACTCTTGTCTGGAACATCCAAATTAGAATCAAGAATGTATGATTTGGTTAGGTTCCGTGTTTCTTTGAGTGGAGTATCTTCAAGTGCTTACTGACTTCTTTTTGAAGTATTTGTCATTTAGAATGGTTCAGAAAATCTTCTACCAAAACAGACGTACACAACGATATAACATGTATCACTTAAACTGGATCGCTTAAGTAGACAAAATTGACTTGTTAAAGGTTATGTTAATATGTAACAGGAACCACAAAAGTATATTATTGGGAAATATTACCTGTGTATATCTTGATTAGGTTACCCATGTAAGCATGACAAGTATACATTTATGGGTGGTAGTGATAtgtatttaatttttttatttgttgCGAAGAACCATTCCTGGAAATAATGTGTTTGCATGTCTTGAGCATGTTATCTCTTGCAATTGCTGAAGAAAAAATGTAGCAAGGACTAAGGAGCGATACAACATATAAAGCAACAATTGTTTTTGAAGGGACATATATAGGAACAATTTGTTTAGATTGATGTGAGAATAATATGACCAATgggaattttttttcttcagaagcACATGCTTATGAGATGGTTAAGTTTATTTTTGTACCTTTATATTAATATGGCATGAACACATGCTATGAGAATACAAGTCTTGCTGAAATTGAGTGTTTGATACAGTATATGGGGGAGCTTGGAGTACATTTTGAGGTGTACCGTAATGATGAACTTACCATAGAGGATGTAAAGAGGTATAGTTCTGTGGGCACATGTTCAATTACGATTTATTTTCTGTCTGATCCATCTAAAGGGATTATACATATTACAACTTTGCTGATAATGTTCCTTTTAAAAAATCTCTTCTAGGATGAAGCCACGAGGAATACTTATTTCTCCGGGGCCTGGTAAGTTTCTCTTATTGAATCTCATAACAATTTTATATTTCAGAGCTTAATAATTACATTCATATTTCTTTAGGTGAACCACAAGATTCAGGTATATCATTGCAGACTGTTCTAGAACTCGGCCCAACCATTCCTATATTCGGAGTTTGCATGGGTCTGCAGTGCATTGGAGAGGCTTTTGGAGGTTAGATTTATCTCTGTGGACAGAAGGTTTTCCATCACCTGTTCTTCGCTTGCTGAAGTTTTTTCTAACAGGAAAGATTATTCGCGTTCCTTCTGGTGTGATGCATGGAAAAAGCTCCCCAGTTCACTATGATGAAGTTTTAGGAAAGGCCATATTTGAGGGATTGTCAAAGTATGATTTCTCAACAGTTCAGTAAATCCCATGGTTCTAGCTTACATTACATAACAGTCAACTGACAGTCTGACACCGGTATTGCAAACATTAAATTACACACATCTCATGATTGCTTCTGTTTTTTTATGATAGTTAGGAATTACGAATGCTGTTGGGATCTGTTTACCTGTTTAGAGCACTTGTTTTTGTCTTGAGAAATTCTGTAGCATGTGCCATGCAATGGCAAGTGAAAATTTCAACATATTCAGTTAGTATTGATGATAGAATTTTAGTCTGGGGTAGCTTTTTTTTATCAGGGAATAAGCTCTGTTTGTTTCCTTGTTCAGTCTGGCACTTGTCCAAAGTGAGCCTTTTGATTTGACATGATCCTCGATCACTTGCATGGACAGCCCTTTTACCGCTGCAAGATATCATAGCTTGGTCATTGAGAAGGAAAGCTTCCCACACGACGAACTGGAAATCACGGCATGGACTGAAGATGGACTTATCATGGCCGCCCGCCACAAGAAGTACAAGCATATCCAGGTAGGAGTATTTCTTGACTCCATGCTTCACGCCGTGGTTGTCATGGTACTAACTGATagatatgatgtaactctttcagGGGGTCCAGTTCCACCCAGAGAGTATCATCACCCCTGAAGGCAAGAGAATCATCCTCAACTTTGCGAGATACGTCGAGGAGTTTGAGAAGCAGACCTCGGGGACTCGGTAGGGAACTAGAGTAATCGAGAAGTAGGGCACTTAGGGGAACTAGATAGATGCTATTGTCGGGAACGGGCCTAAGCCAAGAAGCAGATTCATTCAGAGATAAGGAACAAGTGAAAAGAGCTTTCCGTTGCCATTCGTTTGGTTCATTGTAATAATAATATCAACTTTGTGCATCGTGGTGGCTCTTTGTCAGCGATAAATCAGTGGAAGGTGAGGCTGTTTTAACATCTTGGACTGGCTCATGGTGAGGCTGTTTTAACCAATAATCAGTGGAAGGTGAGGCTGTTTTAACCAATAATCGTCGCCTGAGGACGAACCGGCGTAAAAATCGGAGGCACATGGCTGTCGTCCTCGAGAACGACGATGCCTCCCTCGTCGCTCGCGGCCACGGCGCAGAGCGGCGGACCGTTCGTAGGCGCGGCACTGGCGCTCTAGCTCAGTCCACGCCCACTTCAGGGCCGCCGCGTCGTCGAGCTCCTGCTCCGTCTTCACGGGGGCGAGCGTCgactccgtcttcggcttgacgaagcggggaagagccgaggaggaggcgcaccccccgccctcgttgatgacgatgccagccctgcgggtgcgccggccgagcggcgtctccgctgcgggctcggccttgacgctgagcaccgccggcgagccggaggagtgggcggaggagcgggaggaggaagacgaggaggagccgaacctcctgggcatccattggccggcgcgggggggggggggggtcggcgcGGCGGCCGTGGAAGGGTATGCCatcggcgggttgttgccgccctcgaggtgctggaggacggcgtggagcgtgcggccgggggcgccccaccacaggtgcCACCCCTCGCTGTTCTTGGAGCCCCGCACCACCTGCGCCCCGTTGGTGGAGGCCAGCCGCTGCGCCTGCCGGTGCCGaaagtacgccgcccacgcctcGTGGTTGCCGGCGGCGTATTGCGGGAGGGCCCGCAACTCCGGCGTTAGCGAGGCCCGCACGAGGTCCACCTCCTCGGCAAAGTAGTCGGCGCGGACGGTGACTTCGGGCAGCGGGGGAATGGGGACGccgccggcgctgagcctccacccccctcccggcccggcgcgcatgtcgggcggcgccgggatgttggcctgGAATAGGAGGTACGCCTCCCATTCCTGCAGCGTGCGGCGGTCGAAGCCATTcgtcgccgccccatcgccggggAACCGCTCCGCCATCGAGGGAGAGAGgagagtcgggggggggggggagtgttcGGCGGACAGAAAGCTCGGCGGCGCacggggagagagaggaagagctCGACAGGGTGCAGCCTCCAGAGAGGGGAGGCGCTTTACATAGCGGCCGGGGGGTAGGCGCCGCGCCGCGtcatgtgtacgcgtggcgggaagTGTTGCGTCGCCGcaccgcgccgccctcgccgcccgtgtggaatcaatggaaggctgattggcgggcagccttggcattgattccccgcgggaaaccgaggcgttgtGAGGACGACAAGGCAAGTGTCGCTAACGCGACGGGCCCGCGGTGAGTTCGCGCCAAAATCGCTCGCCCCGGCGCTCCCAGTCGCcacccagcgcgccgggttcggtctGGGTCCGCCGGCCCAAATTTCGGCCCAACTCGGCAAAAAACGGTATCCTGGGCATGGCTGGACCGATTTTCACACGCCGGCGCTAAAAAAATGTATGAAAAGAGGGAGGGCATGTTGAGGGCGCGCCTGCACATGCTCTTAGCGCCAAGACGGCAGACAAGACAAGTCCTCTGCCTGTCCGATGTCCGGCGCGACGAGGAAGAGACAAGCGCGCCGGAGCGGAGGCATCACATTCACAGGCGTACTGTGGCCCGGCCAGGGATACGATTGCCTTTGCCAAGTCATCACCCATCCACTCTTCGGCTTGTCGGGCATCACAAGCACGATGCACTAGTGTACGCCGTGAAACGGAAGTAGACAGTACTCTACGACTAGTACCAACGCCTGCGTCGACTGTTCCGCGCTGCATAAACAAACCTCTACCGCATCGAACCAACACGAAGCCAGCTAGTGTATCGGATCTAGCTAGCATCTAACAGTACTAGAAGCTATCgcgcgctttgctgcgccgttCCTCTCTTGTTTGTCTAATTATCCGTGGATGTAAAACTGGTCGCTGGGTTGCGGGCATTAGTTATGCTAGACTCAGCGTTTCTTCTTGCAATGGTTTTTGTTGGATTTACAGTTTGGACGCGAGAACAAAGACAATGTTAATTACATACGACACGTGATTTCAATGAAATTCACACAAACATCGACCATCAAGATAATTGACCATGCCATCCCATCCACCCCCTCCCTTCCCCACCTTGACGGCGCATAGTGTACCAATACGGGGTTGCTTTTGGATTCTTATAGAGTCCAATAGCACTTCCCTGTCTGCTAATTTATATATTGGGCCGGTCCATTAATATGTGTTGACCAGCTttggttttttttaatttttttactccCCCTGTCCTGATTTgcttgtcacagaaatggatagtCTGCCACAAGTaatttgggaaggagggagtatttaTTTGCTTTTTTTAGCTTAATTTCTAAAAACAACTAAATATGTAAGTAATTTCATAAGGTATCTTAGAAAAtgtttatatattttttaaatgtGTTGGTACATTTTAAAATATATTCATGTTTCATAAAGTGTTCACATGATATGTTCACACGTTTTAAAAAACGATCATAAATTTAAGAAGGTCTCCATGCTTTAAAAATGTCTGCACATTTGAAAATTGTTCATATAGTCACAAACCATGTCCATGCATTGGTTCAAACGTGTTCAAACATTTAATAAATGCATAAAGTTTTAAAAGTATTCATGTATCTACTAAAATATGTTCACATTTCAGAAAAAAAGATTCATGAAATGTTAGAatggttagggcatctccaacggcgaccCACAAATTTCTTCCCGCATCCGTCAGCGGACACGGATGCAGGAGGCAGACATCCAAACGTAGCCGCATACATTTCACAACAACTCGAATCAGCCGGTCGAAATTTGTTCAAACAAGTCCATAATTCATATAAACAcgaccggatttcatataaacatgcagGGATTCGTATAAACATAacgatttcatataaacatgacagatttcattacaaTTACATCAAACTTGTGCTAGTCGGGCTCTAATCTAAATGATTGCCGGCGTCCAATCCTCATGTCCGGCCATCAGCCCCGAGAACTGAAACTTCACCGTCTCCAGTTCTGCCTCAGCGCTCTCCAGCTCCGCCTCCGAAGCCCCGGCAACTAAAGTTGTCTAGCTCCACGTCACCGGCAAGCgactaatcggccgccgatgttgaTCCCACCAAGCTTGGTGTCGATGGGAGGGGAGGATAGGTGGCCTTCCTCGGACCAAAGCGGCGGTGACCTACTGTGCACTACTCTTCCTCACTACCAGCGGCGCCCACGGACGTGCCGGCTtcttcatggtcgtggcggcggggcacggcctCGGCATTGTCCTCCTCCTCTTTGTCAGTCTCGCCGAATAGAGCCTCACCTGCCTCCTCGTCGCACTCCTTGCCGATCGCCACCACCTCCGCACTCGTTGGCGGTACCGCCAACGGGCGAGGTGgatctcgcgggcggagcggtaggactcgagcagcgcctcctgctccgcgatGTTCACgttaccaaagctgtcgggaccccgatcctaagacACACCGATCtaacatgtaacacatcatatcactttgcggcctcacgcacggtatccccacgggtgccaccttacctggcccgggaccgtttgcgccttttggcttacgtatatgatagtgtcgctagcatccatatgacagagaacccaggccgacatgactagtcatgaatccaaagtggtattaacttacagggacatgcatacatgacccagcaacgaacgtgtcaatcatcaatgtatgaacccaagtcgtagcaagctacaaggacttaaaggaacaacgcgtgacatttccccgaagggacagacacaagaacgaagaaggacacatgtcggccagcctaagtgttccggagtagtagcaagctaccatggctcagtggaagcactagaacacatttccccataagagaggctaccaagaataaacaactaggttgtcggatctgCGCGACGCCCTACCGGTGGCGagctgctcctctgcctgcagaTGCTCCTGCAGGAGgtggtggttgtaggtggcgtcggcctgcgcctcccagaactgctcctcccgcaccatgtccatgAAATGGGCACGAgtctcgccgatggtcatggtgtaaTACACCCGCGAGGgtggcacggaggaggaggaggttgtcgCCTGCTCGTTGGCGGTAGCGTCCTCCACTCCAACGTCGTCATCCTCTGTTTGCCTATCGGCCAGCAAGCCGGCAGCAATGGTGGCCATTTCCTTCTTCTGGTCCGGCGTCAGCACGTCCAAGAGAGTTTTGGCCGGGCAGGAATCCATGGCGGGAATGGTTCACAGAGGGATTGGAGGCGGGATGACTGCGGCTATGCCCGGGGTAgcggtttatatagcaatggcgggcGGCAAAGGAATGGACAGGTGGCGCCGGAGGAGACGCCTCACCAACCGTgtgccattgataacccacaagtataggcgatcgcaacagtttttgagggtagagtattcaacccaaatttattgattcgacacaaggggagccaaagaatattctcaagtattagcagttgagttgtcaattcaaccacacctggataacttagtatctgcagcaaagtatttagtagcaaagtagtatggaagtaacggtaacggtagcaaaactaacagtagcagttttgtagtgattgagacaatagcaacggaaaagtaaataagcgaagaacaatatgtggaaagctcgtaggcattggatcggtgatggataattaagtcggatgcgattcctcatgcaatagttataacatagggtgacacagaattagctccaattcatcaatgtaatgtaggcatgtattccaaatatagtcatacgtgcttatggtaaagaacttgcatgacatcttttgtcctaccctcccgtggcagcggggtcctattggaaactaagagatattaaggcctccttttaatagagtaccggaccaaagcattaacacttagtgaatacgtgaactcctcaaactacggtcatcaccggtaagtatcccgattattgtcacttcggggttaacggatcataacacataataggtgactatagacttgcaagataggatcaagaactcacatatattcatgaaaacataataggttcagatctgaaatcatggcactcgggccctagtgacaagcattaagcatagcaaagtcatagcaacatcaatctcagaacatagtggatactagggatcaaaccataacaaaactaactcgattacatgataaatctcatccaacccatcaccgtccagcaagcctacgttggaattactcacgcacggcggtgagcatcatgaaattggtgatggaggaaggttgatgatggcgatggcgacggattcccctctccggagccccgaacggactccagatcagtccttaagcaattcagttgataaactgaaagtgataaagaaaaacttttacaaactctgtttgctcttgttgttgcaaatatgtaaagccagcattcaagttttcagcaaagattatgaactaaccacattcacaataacatttaggtctcatattactcatatcaatggcataatcaactagcgagcaataataataaatctcggatgacaacactttctcaaaacaatcataatatgatataacaagatggtatatcgctagccctttctgagaccgcaaaacataaatgcagagcacctctgaagatcaaggactgactaaacattgtatttcatggtaaaagagatccagtcatagtcatactcaatataaattaatagtaatggatgcaaatgacagcggtgctctccagctggtgctttttaaataagagggtgatgactcaacataaaagtaaatagataggcccttcgcagagggaagcagagatttgtagaggtgccagagctcaattttaaagcagaggaaataatattttgagcggcatactttcattgtcaacataacaaccaagagatctcgatatcttccatgctacacacattataggcggttcccaaacagaatggtaaagtttatactcccccaccaccaacaagcacactccacggctggtccgaaacaacgggtactgtccaactaacaacaatcctgggggagttttgtttgcaattattttgatttgatttgcttaaagcatgggactgggcatcccggtgaccagccattttctcgtgagtgaggagcggagtccactcctcttgagaataacccgcctagcatggatgatatagacaaccctagttgatacatgagctattcgagcatacaaaacagaatttcatttgaaggttcagAGTTTGGcaaatacaaatttacttggaacggcaggaagataccgcatataggaaggtatggtggactcatatggaataactttggggtttacggaagtggatgcacaagcagtattcccgcttagtacaagtgaaggctagaaaaagactggggagcgaccaactagagagcgacaacagtcatgaacatgcattaaaattaataaacattgagtgcaagcatgagtaggatataatccaccatgaacataaatatcgtggaggctatattgattttgtttcaactacatgtgtgaacatgtgccaagttgagtcactcgaatcgttcaaaggaggataccaccctatcataccacatcacaaccattttaatagcatgttggcacgcaaggcaaaccattataaactcctagataattaagcatggcataagcaactataatctctaattgtcattgaaaacatgtttattcataatagtctgaatcaggaacgatgaactaatcatatttataaaaacaagagaggtcgagttcataccagcttctctcatctcaatcagttcatcatatatcgtcattattgcctttcacttgcacgaccgaatgatgtggataataataatgcacgtgtattagactaagctgaaatctgcaagcattcaatacaaaggaggagacaagataatatgggctcttggttaaatcaacaat
Coding sequences within:
- the LOC123076906 gene encoding anthranilate synthase beta subunit 1, chloroplastic, which codes for MACSHLAVASAPAATGTALRSVATSPTAGFARLPATRRPEKGLLALRGRRAVKPVVAAAGSTAPAPASVPSTVKKPIIVIDNYDSFTYNLCQYMGELGVHFEVYRNDELTIEDVKRMKPRGILISPGPGEPQDSGISLQTVLELGPTIPIFGVCMGLQCIGEAFGGKIIRVPSGVMHGKSSPVHYDEVLGKAIFEGLSNPFTAARYHSLVIEKESFPHDELEITAWTEDGLIMAARHKKYKHIQGVQFHPESIITPEGKRIILNFARYVEEFEKQTSGTR